The proteins below are encoded in one region of Polynucleobacter sp. AP-Nino-20-G2:
- the purB gene encoding adenylosuccinate lyase, translating to MSQPLSTLNALSPLDGRYAGKLDALRPWLSEAAFMRQRVFVEIHWLLALASAGLPDVPKISAADEAFLLALPENFSDADAQRIKDIEAVTNHDVKAVEYFLKEKVSGRPDLLKASEFIHFACTSEDINNTSHGLMLRGARDEVLLPQLRKVLSVLTDLAIENAKVPLLSRTHGQPASPSTLGKELANIAKRLERAIATIAAVPLLGKMNGAVGNYNAHLSAYPNFDWENFSKNVVEKRLGLTFNPYTIQIEPHDGMAELFDAIARANTILLDMDRDFWAYISIGYFKQRTKAGEIGSSTMPHKVNPIDFENSEGNLGVANALLRHLAEKLPISRWQRDLTDSTVLRNLGPAFGHSVLAYDSALRGLGKLEVNHAAIAADLDECWEVLAEPVQTVMRRYGIENPYEQLKELTRGKGINKEDLQTFIRGLKIPDDAKVLLLEMTPSSYLGKAVELTERLKK from the coding sequence GTGAGTCAGCCGCTTTCTACCCTTAATGCACTTTCCCCTTTGGATGGCCGTTATGCCGGAAAACTGGACGCTCTGAGACCTTGGCTATCCGAAGCCGCTTTTATGCGTCAGCGGGTGTTTGTGGAGATTCATTGGCTTTTGGCTTTGGCATCGGCCGGCCTGCCTGATGTTCCAAAAATTAGCGCAGCAGATGAAGCTTTTTTATTAGCCTTGCCTGAAAATTTCTCTGATGCGGATGCCCAACGCATTAAAGATATTGAGGCTGTTACCAATCACGACGTTAAGGCAGTTGAGTATTTCTTAAAAGAAAAAGTTTCTGGCCGTCCTGATTTGCTAAAGGCGAGTGAGTTCATTCACTTTGCCTGTACTTCGGAAGATATTAATAACACTTCCCATGGCTTGATGTTGCGTGGGGCGCGCGATGAGGTGTTATTGCCGCAACTCAGAAAAGTACTCTCCGTGTTAACAGACTTGGCAATTGAAAACGCCAAAGTGCCTTTGTTATCCCGCACTCATGGCCAGCCTGCATCCCCTAGTACTTTGGGCAAAGAGTTGGCTAATATCGCTAAGCGTTTAGAGCGTGCGATTGCTACGATTGCAGCCGTTCCCTTGTTGGGAAAAATGAATGGCGCAGTCGGAAACTACAATGCGCACTTGTCTGCTTATCCCAATTTTGATTGGGAAAATTTTTCCAAGAATGTTGTAGAGAAGCGTTTGGGATTAACCTTCAATCCTTACACCATTCAGATTGAGCCGCACGATGGTATGGCTGAATTGTTTGATGCGATCGCTCGTGCCAACACCATCTTGTTGGATATGGATCGTGACTTCTGGGCGTATATCTCTATTGGTTACTTTAAGCAACGCACCAAAGCAGGTGAGATTGGTTCGTCCACCATGCCGCATAAGGTCAATCCAATCGACTTTGAAAACTCTGAAGGTAATCTGGGTGTAGCAAATGCATTGTTGCGCCACCTGGCTGAGAAGTTGCCTATCTCGCGCTGGCAGCGTGACCTGACTGACTCTACTGTCTTGCGTAACCTTGGCCCAGCCTTTGGTCATAGCGTATTGGCGTACGATAGTGCCTTGCGTGGCCTAGGCAAGCTGGAGGTCAATCATGCCGCGATTGCTGCCGATTTGGATGAATGCTGGGAAGTATTGGCTGAGCCAGTGCAAACCGTCATGCGTCGCTACGGTATCGAGAATCCATACGAGCAACTCAAGGAACTCACCCGCGGAAAAGGGATTAACAAAGAAGATTTGCAAACCTTTATTCGTGGCTTGAAGATTCCAGATGATGCAAAAGTATTGCTGCTTGAAATGACGCCTTCTTCATATTTAGGTAAGGCGGTCGAATTGACCGAACGTCTGAAAAAGTGA
- a CDS encoding NAD(P)(+) transhydrogenase (Re/Si-specific) subunit beta, whose amino-acid sequence MSNITAISYLISSVLFILALRGLSSPTTSRQGNTFGMIGMLLAVITTFMIPDFKPVFSLIIGAIVGGAIIGTLAAKRVQMTKMPELVALMHSFVGLSAVLIAIAAVYNPAHDHTGAQKIELFIGAFIGAITFTASVIAFGKLSGKVSGKPVTFAGQHLLNLILAIGMISGGIMYFMTGSHEAFLIMCAIALVLGVTLIIPIGGADMPVVVSMLNSYSGWAAAGIGFTLNNPVLIIAGACVGSSGAILSYIMCKAMNRSILAVLLGGFGAEASAGGADDGGPKNYKTGSPEDAAFLMENADTVVIVPGYGLAVARAQHALKELTEKLTHHGVTVKYAIHPVAGRMPGHMNVLLAEAEVPYDQVFEMEDINSDFGQADVVLVLGANDVVNPAARTPGSPIFGMPILEAFKAKTIIVNKRSMAAGYAGLDNELFYMDKTMMVFGDAKKVVEDMVKSVS is encoded by the coding sequence ATGTCAAACATCACTGCGATTTCATATCTCATTTCATCGGTGTTATTCATCCTCGCTTTGCGCGGACTATCATCACCAACCACTTCACGCCAAGGCAACACCTTTGGCATGATCGGCATGCTGCTAGCCGTCATCACCACTTTCATGATTCCTGACTTTAAGCCAGTCTTCTCATTGATTATTGGTGCTATTGTCGGCGGCGCAATCATCGGAACACTTGCAGCTAAGCGCGTACAAATGACGAAGATGCCAGAGCTCGTAGCGCTCATGCACTCATTCGTTGGTTTATCTGCGGTATTGATCGCAATTGCAGCGGTATACAACCCAGCTCATGACCATACTGGCGCACAAAAGATTGAACTCTTTATCGGCGCGTTTATTGGTGCAATCACCTTTACTGCCTCTGTCATTGCTTTCGGAAAACTATCAGGCAAGGTAAGCGGTAAGCCAGTAACGTTCGCTGGTCAACACCTACTTAACCTCATTCTTGCCATTGGCATGATTTCTGGCGGCATCATGTACTTCATGACAGGCAGCCACGAAGCTTTCCTCATCATGTGTGCAATTGCCTTGGTATTGGGTGTGACTTTGATCATCCCAATCGGCGGTGCAGATATGCCAGTGGTGGTATCGATGCTGAACAGCTACTCTGGTTGGGCGGCTGCAGGTATTGGCTTCACACTGAACAACCCCGTATTGATCATTGCCGGCGCTTGCGTTGGCTCCTCTGGCGCGATTCTGTCTTACATCATGTGTAAAGCGATGAACCGCTCCATCCTCGCAGTATTGCTTGGCGGCTTTGGTGCCGAAGCTTCTGCAGGTGGCGCTGATGATGGCGGTCCAAAGAACTACAAAACTGGTTCACCAGAAGATGCGGCATTCTTGATGGAGAACGCTGACACAGTAGTGATTGTTCCAGGCTATGGTTTGGCAGTTGCGCGTGCTCAACATGCTCTTAAAGAACTCACTGAAAAACTCACTCATCATGGTGTCACAGTGAAGTATGCGATTCACCCAGTGGCTGGACGTATGCCTGGTCACATGAACGTACTCTTGGCTGAAGCTGAAGTGCCGTACGACCAAGTGTTTGAGATGGAAGATATCAATAGCGACTTTGGTCAAGCTGACGTAGTGCTAGTGCTTGGTGCAAACGACGTTGTGAACCCTGCCGCGCGCACACCTGGTAGCCCAATCTTTGGTATGCCAATCTTAGAGGCATTCAAAGCCAAAACGATTATCGTGAACAAACGCTCTATGGCAGCAGGTTACGCTGGCCTCGATAACGAGCTCTTCTACATGGATAAAACCATGATGGTCTTCGGTGATGCGAAGAAAGTTGTAGAAGATATGGTGAAGTCTGTTAGCTAA
- the oxlT gene encoding oxalate/formate MFS antiporter, giving the protein MSTAAMGAAPASTNPLKSKWVQLALGVICMMSISSPQYVWALFTKPIMGQLGVTLTELQVTFSILIVLQTFFSPFQGYLVDKFGPRLLLSIGTILTGMSWVLSANLTTVSNLYITYGVLGGLGTGIVYIGVVGLMVRWFPNNRGFAVGMVAAGYGIGALLTTFPIATSLAESGLQGTLTFFGYIIGAVGLLAAQGIRVPHADRVQTAGQIEAAASGVPPKIMLKTPVFWLMFLMMSMMSTSGLMVISQMGAFAKDFGITSAMVFGMAALPLALTIDRVTNGLTRPLFGWVSDKIGREYTMTIAFGLEAVAMFFWVMTRSDPVMFVILSGIVFFGWGEIFSLFPSTLTDTFGQKHATTNYGFLYMAQGVGSIIGGPIAAYIHGVTESWIPVFGIMIALDATAALLAFFVLRPMRANYLKAKTM; this is encoded by the coding sequence ATGAGTACAGCAGCAATGGGTGCGGCACCTGCTAGCACTAACCCCCTGAAGTCCAAATGGGTGCAGCTTGCCCTAGGCGTCATTTGTATGATGTCCATCTCAAGCCCACAATATGTTTGGGCTTTGTTTACTAAACCCATTATGGGCCAACTTGGCGTCACATTAACCGAGTTGCAAGTAACGTTTTCTATTTTGATTGTCTTACAAACATTCTTTTCGCCATTTCAAGGGTATTTGGTCGATAAGTTCGGGCCACGTCTTCTCTTGTCTATCGGTACGATTTTGACTGGTATGAGTTGGGTGCTCTCCGCCAATCTCACTACTGTTTCTAATCTATACATTACCTATGGCGTCCTTGGTGGTCTAGGCACCGGTATTGTTTACATTGGTGTTGTTGGTCTCATGGTTCGTTGGTTTCCAAACAACCGTGGCTTTGCAGTGGGTATGGTTGCCGCGGGTTACGGTATTGGCGCTTTATTGACCACCTTCCCGATCGCTACTAGCTTGGCTGAAAGTGGCCTACAAGGCACTTTGACATTCTTTGGATACATCATTGGTGCGGTAGGTCTCTTGGCTGCTCAGGGCATTCGTGTACCTCATGCTGATCGCGTTCAGACCGCTGGTCAGATTGAGGCTGCCGCATCTGGTGTCCCACCTAAAATCATGCTCAAAACCCCGGTGTTTTGGCTGATGTTTTTAATGATGTCTATGATGTCGACTTCCGGTTTAATGGTGATCTCGCAGATGGGTGCATTTGCAAAAGACTTTGGCATCACCTCTGCCATGGTTTTCGGCATGGCGGCCTTGCCGTTGGCGTTAACCATCGATCGCGTCACCAATGGTTTGACTCGCCCCTTGTTTGGTTGGGTATCCGATAAGATCGGTCGCGAGTACACCATGACGATTGCATTTGGTCTGGAGGCGGTAGCAATGTTCTTCTGGGTAATGACACGCTCTGATCCTGTGATGTTTGTTATTTTGTCCGGCATTGTGTTCTTTGGCTGGGGTGAAATTTTCTCCTTGTTCCCATCGACTTTGACCGATACTTTTGGTCAAAAGCATGCGACTACTAACTATGGTTTCTTGTACATGGCGCAAGGTGTAGGCTCCATCATCGGTGGTCCAATTGCGGCGTATATCCATGGCGTAACTGAGAGCTGGATTCCTGTATTTGGAATCATGATTGCTCTTGATGCCACAGCAGCACTTCTTGCTTTCTTTGTATTGCGTCCAATGCGCGCAAACTACCTTAAGGCAAAAACGATGTAA
- a CDS encoding Re/Si-specific NAD(P)(+) transhydrogenase subunit alpha: protein MRIGVPLEIRPGETRVAATPETVKKLIGQGHTVVIQKDAGVSASQPDSAYEAVGASIGSAADAFGAEIVLKVRAPEAAELKQIKSGSVLIGMLDPFDSDNIAAMAAQGVTAFSLEAAPRTTRAQSMDVLSSQANIAGYKAVMVAANEYQRFMPMLMTAAGTVKAARVLILGAGVAGLQAIATAKRLGAVIEASDVRPAAKEQIESLGAKFVDVPYETDEEREIAQGVGGYARPMPEAWMKRQAALVAERAQQADIVITTALIPGRKPPVLLHSDTVANMKPGSIVIDLAAGRGDNGSGNCPLTEADKIVEKNGVKIVGYTNLASMVAADASALYARNLLDFMKLIVDKEAKLVIPSDDDIVTACLMCRDGLAVRKN from the coding sequence ATGCGCATAGGAGTACCGCTGGAAATCAGACCTGGGGAAACCCGCGTTGCCGCGACACCGGAAACCGTTAAGAAACTGATTGGCCAAGGCCATACAGTTGTTATTCAAAAGGATGCTGGCGTTTCAGCTAGCCAACCAGACTCCGCCTATGAAGCAGTTGGCGCAAGTATTGGAAGCGCAGCTGATGCCTTTGGCGCAGAGATTGTGCTCAAAGTGCGCGCGCCCGAAGCTGCAGAGCTCAAGCAAATTAAATCCGGTAGTGTTCTCATTGGCATGCTCGATCCATTTGATAGCGACAACATTGCTGCGATGGCTGCTCAAGGCGTGACCGCATTCTCATTAGAGGCTGCGCCACGTACTACTCGTGCTCAAAGCATGGATGTGCTGTCTTCACAAGCCAACATTGCCGGCTACAAAGCTGTGATGGTTGCGGCTAATGAATATCAACGCTTTATGCCAATGCTCATGACCGCCGCTGGAACCGTCAAAGCTGCTCGCGTATTAATCTTGGGTGCTGGCGTTGCTGGCTTGCAAGCGATCGCAACAGCGAAACGTTTAGGCGCTGTAATCGAAGCCTCTGACGTACGTCCCGCCGCTAAAGAGCAAATCGAATCTCTCGGCGCAAAATTTGTTGACGTGCCATACGAAACAGATGAAGAGCGCGAAATTGCCCAAGGTGTTGGTGGCTATGCCCGACCAATGCCTGAGGCATGGATGAAACGTCAAGCAGCCTTGGTTGCTGAACGCGCTCAACAAGCTGACATCGTCATTACAACTGCACTCATTCCAGGCCGCAAGCCACCAGTCTTACTGCACAGCGACACTGTTGCCAATATGAAACCAGGCTCGATTGTGATTGACTTGGCTGCTGGTCGTGGCGATAACGGCTCAGGCAACTGTCCACTAACAGAAGCTGACAAGATTGTTGAAAAGAATGGCGTGAAGATTGTGGGTTACACCAATTTGGCAAGCATGGTGGCTGCTGACGCATCTGCTTTGTATGCGCGTAACCTGCTCGATTTCATGAAGCTGATCGTGGACAAAGAAGCGAAGTTAGTTATCCCAAGTGATGATGACATCGTTACTGCCTGCTTAATGTGTCGTGATGGCCTAGCCGTCCGCAAAAACTAA
- the secF gene encoding protein translocase subunit SecF, with translation MEFFRIKKDIPFMRHALALNAVSLVTFLAAVFFLWHNGLHLSIEFTGGTVMEVTYPQTAPLDSIRTNVEKLGYVDTQIQNFGSSRDVMIRLPLQKDTEGKMISSADQSAAVMEALDPKTSGVKLQRVEFVGPQVGQELALDGLKALVFVIIGIVVYLSFRFEWKFALAGIIANLHDVVIILGFFAFFQWEFSLSVLAAVLAVLGYSVNESVVIFDRIRENFRKYRKMNTREIIDNAITSTISRTVITHGSTEMMVLAMLVFGGPTLFYFALALTIGILFGIYSSVFVAAALAMWLGVTREDLVKGERKPDDAARNDDPNFGAQV, from the coding sequence ATGGAATTTTTCCGAATAAAAAAAGATATTCCCTTTATGCGCCACGCTTTGGCGCTCAATGCGGTTTCTCTAGTCACTTTCCTTGCCGCGGTCTTCTTCCTGTGGCATAACGGCCTACATCTATCGATCGAATTTACTGGTGGCACCGTCATGGAGGTTACTTATCCGCAGACTGCTCCATTAGATTCCATTCGCACCAATGTAGAGAAACTCGGTTACGTTGACACCCAAATTCAAAACTTTGGCAGCTCACGTGATGTGATGATTCGTCTACCGCTTCAGAAAGATACGGAAGGAAAGATGATTTCTTCAGCAGATCAAAGTGCCGCAGTAATGGAAGCCTTGGATCCAAAAACCTCTGGAGTCAAACTTCAGCGCGTTGAGTTCGTTGGCCCCCAAGTCGGTCAAGAACTTGCTTTAGATGGATTGAAGGCGCTAGTGTTTGTGATCATCGGCATTGTGGTGTATCTCTCATTCCGCTTCGAATGGAAGTTCGCTCTTGCCGGCATCATTGCGAACTTACATGACGTGGTGATCATTCTTGGTTTCTTCGCATTTTTCCAATGGGAGTTCTCGCTCTCAGTGCTTGCTGCAGTACTTGCTGTGCTGGGCTACTCCGTCAATGAGTCTGTGGTGATCTTTGACCGTATTCGCGAAAACTTCCGCAAATACCGCAAGATGAATACCCGCGAAATTATTGACAATGCAATTACCAGCACTATTAGTCGTACCGTGATTACTCACGGCAGTACTGAGATGATGGTCTTGGCTATGCTTGTTTTCGGCGGCCCTACTCTCTTCTACTTTGCCTTAGCGCTAACGATTGGTATTTTGTTTGGTATCTACTCTTCCGTATTCGTGGCCGCAGCCTTGGCCATGTGGCTTGGTGTTACACGCGAAGATTTAGTAAAGGGTGAGCGCAAGCCGGATGATGCGGCACGCAATGACGACCCAAACTTTGGAGCGCAGGTCTAA
- a CDS encoding tripartite tricarboxylate transporter substrate binding protein: MNVKLLLFVVTSALCFTSVQAQNLYPNRPIQIIMPLQAGSGVDILMRPIAQRMGENLDQAITIENIPGGAGLIGANKVAQANPDGYVLGAFNDSILTMLPNLYKKIDYDPIQSFSPVSEVAAITFVMVANPAFPGNTAADLIRIAKENPGKIDYASGGNGSPQHIGMEIFRQYTGAPIVHIPYRGAAAAVTDVMAGQIPVMMSALSVVLPHIRAGKLKVLGVASKTRSALLPNSPTINESVKGYEFSTWGAIVAPKGTSPAMITKLNDSLATVLKDQKLRDQLIQQGFEFVPLGPDHLKEMISQGLIKMKKLIQDGGIRPD; encoded by the coding sequence ATGAATGTCAAACTATTGTTGTTTGTGGTGACAAGCGCGCTCTGCTTTACTTCCGTACAAGCACAAAACTTATACCCCAATCGCCCAATTCAAATAATCATGCCCTTGCAAGCTGGCAGTGGAGTCGATATTTTGATGCGCCCCATCGCCCAAAGAATGGGGGAGAATTTAGATCAAGCAATCACCATAGAAAATATTCCAGGAGGTGCCGGCTTAATTGGCGCCAATAAAGTGGCCCAAGCCAACCCCGATGGATACGTATTGGGGGCCTTTAACGATAGTATTTTGACCATGTTACCCAATCTTTATAAAAAGATTGACTATGATCCCATTCAAAGTTTTTCGCCTGTATCTGAAGTTGCGGCAATAACTTTCGTCATGGTAGCCAACCCCGCATTTCCAGGAAATACTGCCGCCGACTTGATTCGCATTGCCAAGGAAAATCCTGGAAAAATTGATTACGCGTCTGGGGGAAATGGTTCCCCGCAACATATTGGAATGGAGATCTTTAGACAATATACCGGCGCACCAATCGTGCATATCCCCTACCGCGGAGCAGCAGCAGCTGTAACTGATGTTATGGCAGGGCAGATTCCAGTGATGATGAGTGCGCTATCGGTCGTACTGCCACATATTCGTGCTGGCAAACTAAAAGTACTGGGGGTTGCAAGCAAGACTCGCTCGGCTCTGCTGCCAAACTCACCCACCATTAATGAAAGCGTTAAAGGATATGAATTTTCAACCTGGGGTGCCATTGTTGCGCCAAAAGGCACTTCTCCAGCCATGATTACCAAGTTGAATGACTCTCTTGCAACGGTATTAAAAGATCAAAAACTACGCGATCAATTAATACAGCAGGGTTTTGAGTTTGTACCTTTGGGTCCAGATCACTTAAAAGAAATGATCTCTCAGGGACTTATCAAAATGAAAAAGCTTATTCAGGATGGCGGCATTCGACCTGATTAA
- a CDS encoding proton-translocating transhydrogenase family protein — MDLAAFQSILTVQNITVFVLAIFVGYHVVWNVTPALHTPLMAVTNAISGIIIVGALLQTEVIGGDEITLTSIIGAVAVFLASINIFGGFMVTRRMLEMFKKKAPKADAAGTK; from the coding sequence ATGGATCTCGCTGCTTTTCAAAGCATCCTCACAGTCCAAAACATCACCGTATTTGTGTTGGCCATTTTTGTTGGCTATCACGTAGTTTGGAATGTCACCCCAGCACTACATACCCCGCTCATGGCAGTTACTAATGCTATTTCCGGAATCATTATTGTTGGCGCGCTGTTACAAACAGAAGTGATTGGTGGCGATGAAATCACTCTCACCAGCATCATTGGTGCAGTAGCGGTTTTCTTAGCCTCAATCAATATTTTTGGTGGCTTTATGGTCACCCGTCGCATGCTTGAAATGTTCAAGAAAAAAGCCCCAAAGGCTGATGCGGCTGGAACTAAATAA
- a CDS encoding 3-deoxy-D-manno-octulosonic acid transferase → MSLTPNLGSAPQDFPYGARPKFWFAVYQLLWHLLLPLAFIRLAWRARHSIQYLQHFPERLGFAYRKPISLGAIWIHAVSVGETRAAQPLIEAYLGRGETILLTHMTLNGRRTGAALFAKAIASGQLQQVYLPYDVCWSVANFIRTFKPKLGLFMETEAWPTVVFYCAEIGLPLFLVNARLSERSARRVNRFGEGGRALFQAFAGILAQTELDAQRYRSLGVKRVEVVGNLKFDAPLDPVLIQQGKSWKQELHANRRLMVCAASTRDGEEEIILKAWKDLLLSNAFEIAPLLCLVPRHPERFSEVAGYIHNAGLKFRRRTEWNGVPQGGVDLEVILGDSMGEMPMYYSAADLVVMGGSLLPFGGQNLIEACAAGCPVLLGEHTYNFQQAALDALGVGAAKRIHGELLLGEPIALTEALKDLLANSAELARMAAAAKVYATEHQGATQKILAALEHQNFTLN, encoded by the coding sequence GTGAGTTTGACTCCAAACCTTGGGAGTGCACCGCAAGATTTTCCTTACGGTGCCCGCCCTAAGTTCTGGTTTGCTGTTTATCAATTGCTTTGGCATCTGCTATTGCCTCTAGCATTTATTCGCCTTGCTTGGCGGGCGCGCCATTCGATTCAATACCTCCAACATTTCCCTGAGCGCTTGGGCTTTGCTTATAGAAAGCCCATTTCATTAGGTGCGATTTGGATTCATGCGGTATCGGTAGGTGAGACTCGTGCGGCTCAACCTTTGATTGAGGCCTATCTTGGGCGTGGTGAAACCATCTTGCTAACGCATATGACACTCAATGGCCGTCGCACAGGCGCTGCTTTATTTGCAAAGGCAATAGCATCTGGTCAGCTTCAGCAGGTCTACCTCCCATACGATGTGTGTTGGTCAGTCGCCAACTTCATTCGCACTTTTAAGCCTAAGCTGGGCTTGTTTATGGAAACCGAGGCATGGCCTACTGTGGTGTTTTACTGTGCGGAAATTGGCTTGCCATTATTTTTAGTGAATGCACGTTTATCTGAGCGTAGTGCGCGTCGCGTAAATCGCTTTGGTGAAGGGGGTCGAGCTTTGTTTCAGGCCTTTGCGGGAATCTTGGCTCAAACGGAATTGGATGCTCAGCGTTATCGAAGTCTGGGTGTGAAGCGGGTAGAGGTGGTGGGAAATCTGAAATTTGATGCCCCCCTGGATCCGGTCTTAATTCAGCAAGGTAAATCATGGAAACAAGAGCTTCACGCCAATCGTCGCCTGATGGTCTGCGCTGCCAGCACTCGCGATGGCGAGGAAGAAATTATTCTGAAGGCCTGGAAGGATTTATTGCTGAGTAATGCCTTTGAGATTGCGCCATTACTTTGTTTGGTGCCGCGTCATCCGGAGCGTTTCTCTGAAGTCGCAGGCTACATCCATAATGCCGGCCTCAAGTTCAGGCGGCGCACCGAATGGAATGGGGTTCCTCAAGGCGGTGTAGATCTCGAGGTCATTCTCGGTGACTCTATGGGTGAAATGCCGATGTATTACAGTGCCGCGGATTTGGTGGTGATGGGCGGCAGTTTATTGCCGTTTGGCGGTCAGAATTTGATTGAGGCCTGTGCAGCCGGATGCCCGGTCTTATTAGGCGAACATACCTATAATTTTCAGCAGGCTGCTCTGGATGCACTAGGGGTTGGTGCAGCAAAGCGCATTCATGGCGAACTCTTACTTGGTGAGCCAATTGCCCTAACGGAAGCTTTGAAGGATTTATTGGCTAATTCTGCTGAATTAGCGAGGATGGCTGCTGCTGCGAAAGTCTATGCCACTGAGCACCAAGGCGCGACTCAGAAAATATTGGCCGCCCTTGAGCATCAGAATTTCACGCTAAATTGA
- a CDS encoding glutathione S-transferase N-terminal domain-containing protein, giving the protein MKLIGSLTSPYVRKVRIVFLEKKVDVDLELENVWAADTKITHNNPLGKVPCLLLDDGEAIYDSRVIAEYADTLSPVGKLIPAGSRERATVKTWETLADGIEDAGILARLEVTLRPSEQQSPAWIERQMGKIDAVLAQMSSKLGENAWCHGNQMTLADIAVGCALGYLLFRFPNVAWQAQYPNLDALYQKLMQRPSFIETNPPA; this is encoded by the coding sequence ATGAAACTCATCGGATCCCTCACCAGCCCCTACGTGCGCAAGGTACGCATCGTTTTTTTAGAGAAAAAGGTTGATGTTGACCTAGAACTTGAAAATGTCTGGGCTGCAGACACCAAAATTACCCATAACAATCCATTGGGCAAGGTTCCCTGCCTGCTTTTGGATGACGGTGAGGCAATTTACGACTCTCGTGTCATCGCGGAATATGCCGATACGCTTAGCCCTGTAGGCAAACTCATCCCCGCAGGAAGTCGTGAGCGAGCCACAGTGAAAACCTGGGAAACGTTGGCTGACGGTATTGAAGATGCCGGCATTTTGGCCCGCCTAGAAGTAACCTTGCGCCCCTCAGAGCAACAAAGTCCAGCTTGGATAGAGCGCCAAATGGGCAAAATTGATGCGGTTCTTGCCCAAATGTCCTCTAAATTAGGCGAAAACGCTTGGTGTCACGGCAATCAGATGACTTTGGCTGATATTGCGGTGGGATGCGCATTGGGATATCTATTATTCCGCTTCCCAAATGTTGCCTGGCAGGCGCAGTACCCCAATTTAGATGCCCTGTATCAAAAATTGATGCAAAGGCCGTCGTTTATAGAAACTAATCCACCAGCGTAA
- the mnmA gene encoding tRNA 2-thiouridine(34) synthase MnmA — protein MIPLNSSAIPVSNPSKVVIGMSGGVDSSVAAWMLKQQGYEVIGLFMKNWEDDDNDEYCSSRQDWLDVVSVADLIGIDVEAVNFAAEYRERVFAEFLREYAAGRTPNPDVLCNAEIKFKAFLDHAMNLGADAIATGHYARVRHEGGRVQLLKALDASKDQSYFLHRLTQSQLANVLFPLGEIPKTEVRKIAEEIGLHNARKKDSTGICFIGERPFREFLNRYLPRTPGPIKTPEGKTVGEHMGLAFFTLGQRKGIGLGGSQDGNGDAWYVARKDVANNTLYVAQGHEHPWLLANQLSAIDASWVDGIAPVPGQYSAKTRYRQTDAPCTLAAGTEGPLSFELAFPEAQWAVTPGQSAVLYDGDICLGGGIISA, from the coding sequence ATGATCCCGCTCAATTCTTCGGCAATACCCGTCTCAAATCCATCCAAAGTCGTTATTGGGATGTCTGGAGGGGTAGATTCGTCCGTTGCCGCTTGGATGCTGAAGCAGCAAGGCTATGAAGTAATTGGCCTTTTCATGAAAAATTGGGAGGATGACGATAACGATGAATATTGCTCTTCGCGCCAAGACTGGCTCGATGTGGTGTCAGTTGCCGATTTAATCGGTATTGACGTGGAGGCGGTTAATTTTGCTGCTGAGTACCGGGAGCGCGTTTTTGCTGAATTTCTTCGAGAATATGCTGCAGGAAGAACCCCCAACCCCGATGTATTGTGCAATGCGGAAATTAAATTCAAGGCCTTCCTAGATCACGCCATGAATTTAGGGGCAGACGCTATCGCCACCGGCCACTATGCCCGTGTGAGGCATGAGGGTGGGCGAGTGCAGCTTCTCAAGGCGCTCGATGCCAGCAAAGATCAAAGTTACTTCCTCCATCGCTTAACCCAGTCTCAATTGGCGAACGTTCTATTTCCTTTGGGTGAAATTCCTAAAACGGAAGTGCGCAAAATTGCTGAGGAGATTGGCTTGCACAATGCGCGCAAAAAAGACTCCACCGGAATTTGTTTTATTGGTGAGCGCCCATTTCGGGAGTTCTTAAATCGCTATCTACCGCGTACCCCTGGGCCCATCAAAACTCCTGAGGGAAAAACGGTGGGAGAGCATATGGGGCTTGCATTCTTTACGCTGGGTCAGCGCAAGGGGATTGGTCTGGGAGGCAGTCAAGATGGCAATGGTGATGCTTGGTATGTGGCTCGTAAGGATGTTGCCAACAACACTCTGTACGTCGCTCAAGGCCATGAGCACCCATGGTTATTGGCCAATCAGCTCTCAGCAATCGATGCCAGCTGGGTTGACGGTATAGCGCCCGTACCTGGCCAATATTCTGCAAAAACTCGCTACCGTCAAACGGATGCCCCCTGTACGCTTGCCGCTGGAACTGAAGGTCCGCTTAGTTTTGAGCTAGCGTTTCCTGAGGCCCAATGGGCGGTTACGCCAGGGCAATCTGCCGTTTTGTACGATGGAGATATTTGCTTAGGCGGCGGGATTATTTCCGCCTAA